A section of the Agarivorans litoreus genome encodes:
- a CDS encoding HlyD family secretion protein, whose protein sequence is MSEQIEASEAMPSNPLRKSSLLVFALCILVFIIYVVGDRITPNTDNARVFGFVVPIAASVSGKLVAINVTNNQLVEKGQPLAKIAEEEYQLAVTQAEAALELAGQEIGAGTAGVSAAQARLLEASTSYQAILTDANRLFAVEDQNVVPQQNIDRARSDVAKAKALVAKATAELEQAKHSLGVSGEDNPKLQSALAKLGKARLDLSRTVIVAPTDGGVTNLQLEAGYYANKGQPLMTFVTTKEVWVEAYMRENNIANIKAGDPVEIALDIAPGKIFKGEVISIGFAVNYGQSNNLGVLPTIPQTTGWLRDPQRFPVIIKFSDDTAQGLRRIGAQADVTVYTEGTFIMKALAKLALRVKSWLSYVY, encoded by the coding sequence ATGTCTGAACAAATTGAAGCCTCAGAAGCTATGCCAAGCAACCCCTTACGTAAAAGTTCGTTGTTGGTATTTGCCCTGTGTATTTTGGTTTTTATTATCTATGTAGTCGGCGATAGGATTACCCCAAATACCGACAATGCTCGGGTATTTGGCTTTGTGGTGCCTATTGCCGCCTCGGTATCTGGCAAGTTAGTAGCGATAAATGTCACCAACAATCAGCTGGTTGAAAAAGGTCAGCCCTTGGCCAAAATTGCTGAAGAAGAATATCAGCTAGCGGTCACTCAAGCAGAAGCTGCACTGGAGTTAGCGGGGCAAGAAATTGGCGCTGGAACTGCTGGTGTGTCGGCAGCGCAAGCTCGTTTACTTGAAGCTTCGACTTCTTATCAAGCTATTCTTACCGATGCCAATCGTTTATTTGCAGTAGAAGATCAAAACGTAGTGCCGCAGCAAAACATCGATAGAGCACGCAGCGACGTAGCTAAAGCTAAAGCTTTGGTGGCAAAAGCCACCGCAGAGTTAGAGCAAGCTAAACACAGCCTTGGAGTGAGCGGTGAAGATAACCCTAAACTGCAATCGGCTCTAGCCAAGTTGGGTAAAGCTCGTTTAGATTTATCTAGAACAGTGATTGTTGCCCCCACCGACGGTGGGGTGACGAACTTGCAGCTAGAAGCGGGTTATTACGCCAATAAAGGCCAGCCCCTGATGACTTTTGTTACCACTAAAGAAGTGTGGGTTGAAGCCTACATGCGAGAAAATAACATCGCTAATATTAAAGCGGGCGACCCAGTGGAAATTGCCTTAGATATTGCACCGGGCAAAATTTTTAAAGGGGAAGTTATTTCTATTGGTTTTGCGGTTAACTATGGTCAATCTAACAACTTAGGTGTGCTACCTACTATCCCGCAAACCACTGGTTGGTTGCGGGATCCGCAGCGCTTTCCGGTAATCATCAAATTCTCTGATGATACTGCCCAAGGTTTACGGCGAATTGGTGCACAAGCAGATGTAACGGTATATACCGAAGGCACCTTCATTATGAAAGCGTTGGCTAAGCTGGCCTTAAGGGTTAAAAGTTGGTTATCTTATGTCTACTAA
- a CDS encoding AI-2E family transporter: protein MFNQKNFERGAMEAAIKIGLLFLLVAWCIEIIRPFITLIIWAMILAVALNPLYLKLKNVVGKGAVAASLIVLVFLAIILVPGVKVTSAAIDSLAVVGKQVQQGTLEIPSPSIAIKSWPLIGEKVHAQWSLAASDIQRFLGNYAGQVGDVASKVIGFAVGLIGGLLMFCFSVIIAGVFMANGEKAVLAAQSLANALVGKHGSYLIHLSSSTIQSVAKGVLGVAVIQASLLSIGFFAVGVPGAAVWSVLVLVLAIAQLPPFLVVLPVVIYVFNHESTMVAGLFAVWSVLAGFSENVLKPLLLGRGVDVPMLVILLGSLGGMLLSGFVGLFLGAVVLAVGYRLLVAWLELTASEQEVANE, encoded by the coding sequence ATGTTTAATCAAAAAAACTTTGAGCGCGGTGCAATGGAAGCCGCCATAAAAATAGGTTTGCTCTTCTTGTTAGTTGCATGGTGTATTGAGATTATTCGGCCTTTTATCACCTTGATTATTTGGGCAATGATCTTGGCTGTGGCACTAAACCCACTGTATTTAAAGCTCAAAAATGTGGTGGGTAAAGGTGCTGTTGCTGCCAGTTTAATCGTGCTGGTGTTTTTAGCCATTATATTGGTGCCTGGGGTGAAAGTAACTTCTGCCGCTATTGATAGCTTGGCTGTTGTGGGTAAGCAAGTTCAGCAGGGTACTCTTGAGATCCCCTCTCCGTCTATTGCAATAAAGTCATGGCCTTTAATTGGCGAAAAAGTGCATGCGCAGTGGTCGTTAGCTGCCAGCGATATCCAGCGTTTTTTGGGCAATTATGCAGGCCAAGTTGGTGATGTTGCTAGTAAGGTTATTGGATTTGCTGTTGGCCTGATAGGCGGGTTATTGATGTTTTGCTTCTCGGTCATTATTGCTGGTGTGTTTATGGCTAACGGTGAAAAAGCGGTTTTAGCAGCTCAATCTTTAGCTAATGCGTTGGTTGGTAAACACGGTAGTTATTTAATCCATCTATCCAGTAGTACTATTCAGAGCGTAGCAAAGGGAGTGTTGGGGGTTGCAGTTATTCAAGCCTCTTTACTGTCAATCGGATTTTTTGCGGTAGGTGTTCCTGGGGCGGCTGTTTGGTCGGTATTGGTACTGGTTTTAGCCATTGCGCAACTGCCACCATTTTTGGTGGTATTACCTGTAGTCATTTATGTATTCAACCACGAGTCTACTATGGTAGCTGGACTTTTTGCTGTATGGAGCGTTTTGGCTGGTTTTAGTGAAAATGTACTTAAACCCTTATTGCTTGGGCGTGGTGTGGATGTGCCGATGCTGGTGATTTTGTTAGGTTCTTTAGGCGGGATGTTACTCTCTGGTTTTGTGGGTTTGTTCTTGGGGGCGGTGGTGCTAGCTGTAGGATATCGTTTGTTGGTGGCATGGTTAGAACTAACCGCCAGTGAACAAGAAGTTGCAAACGAGTAA
- a CDS encoding TIM-barrel domain-containing protein: protein MSRQVFPFSILQDGKPSNGLAELSLLNSNTLRVKIAPDTESLSKQQMLSELVVLPQSTVDPLYSSAEQMRSEHLNIAFSENGLSISTAEGELLRVAQTTFKQQGDDSALSQHFVSAGEQAFYGLGQYPDGIFNYQEQSREICQSNKGIAAPLLLSTKGYAVLWNQLAFTQFTSQGEGFSFSSVAGECIEFYVIYGPEFDQIIQHYRKLTGAAPLFGRWAYGYWQSKERYVNAAELLATAKTYRDKKIPIDNIVQDWKYWGDLGWSAMQFDQQVFGDAATTIAQLHDMHFKLMVSIWPIVGKGSPVFKALLENGYLFETEHWADGHIYDAYSQGARDIYWQHVKAGLMDLGVDALWMDGTEPEFISTQNPKDGVEFCHQQRDTELGSWKLVLNGYSLMTTRGVYEAQRQQILQGAEDKRVFTLSRSSYLGQQRYAAACWSGDISATWQVLRQQIPAGLNLCAAGLPYWTTDIGGFFTSGFGANFPEGVDDDAYKELYVRWFQYGAFCPLFRSHGANTPREIYQFGEPGDWAFDALLKFDHLRYRLLPYIYSQAWNITEHGGTMMRLLAFDFRQQAQLHNISDQFMFGDSLMVCPVTQAMFHQQSLQQQLIAPEHLHTAEGLQGMSEQHFSDDQFKQLVATQVVESIDGNWAGGPPAGLPLSGYSVRWQGLLTAPVDGEYNWLIHANDGVRFYLDGKLLIDSWQTQAQLNHKASCHLKANQQYQLVVEYAHWQGSSKCSLSWAHAGIAHQQTQLYPAEREVVLPAGLAWYNYWNKHCYQGGQTIAMGTPIDIMPLLVKAGAIIPHGPEVQYHDELPSDPLTIEVYAGEDGRFCLYEDEGDSYRYEQGAYSEIVFEWDNSKRCLHIAKRSGSFAGMLQQRTFIIHLISANDIQRQTLVYVGEEQSLLF, encoded by the coding sequence ATGTCACGCCAAGTGTTTCCCTTCTCTATTCTTCAAGATGGCAAACCAAGTAACGGGCTTGCCGAACTGAGCTTGCTTAACTCAAATACGCTTAGAGTGAAGATTGCCCCTGATACCGAGAGTTTAAGCAAACAGCAAATGCTAAGTGAGTTGGTGGTATTGCCGCAATCAACGGTTGACCCGCTGTATAGCTCTGCCGAGCAAATGCGCAGCGAGCACTTGAATATAGCGTTTAGCGAAAACGGCTTGAGCATTAGCACTGCCGAAGGTGAGCTACTACGCGTAGCGCAAACTACTTTTAAGCAACAAGGTGATGATAGTGCGCTTAGTCAGCACTTTGTTAGCGCTGGTGAACAAGCTTTTTATGGCTTAGGCCAATATCCCGATGGGATCTTTAATTACCAAGAGCAAAGCCGCGAGATTTGCCAATCTAACAAAGGTATAGCAGCCCCTTTGCTGCTATCCACCAAAGGTTATGCAGTGTTATGGAACCAACTTGCGTTTACCCAGTTTACTAGCCAAGGTGAGGGCTTTAGTTTTAGCTCAGTGGCTGGAGAGTGCATAGAGTTTTACGTTATTTATGGCCCCGAGTTTGACCAAATTATTCAACATTATCGAAAGCTTACTGGCGCTGCGCCGCTATTTGGCCGGTGGGCTTATGGCTACTGGCAAAGCAAAGAGCGTTACGTAAATGCTGCCGAGTTGCTAGCCACAGCCAAAACCTATCGCGATAAAAAAATTCCCATCGATAACATCGTGCAAGATTGGAAATACTGGGGAGATTTGGGCTGGAGCGCAATGCAGTTCGACCAGCAAGTGTTTGGTGATGCTGCCACTACTATTGCGCAACTTCATGATATGCACTTCAAACTTATGGTGTCGATTTGGCCAATTGTTGGCAAGGGCAGCCCAGTGTTTAAGGCCTTGTTAGAAAATGGCTATTTATTTGAAACCGAACATTGGGCCGATGGCCATATTTACGATGCTTATAGCCAAGGCGCACGTGATATTTATTGGCAACACGTTAAAGCCGGATTAATGGATCTGGGAGTCGATGCGTTGTGGATGGATGGCACCGAGCCAGAGTTTATCTCAACTCAAAATCCAAAAGATGGTGTGGAGTTTTGCCATCAGCAACGTGATACCGAGTTAGGCTCTTGGAAGCTGGTGCTAAATGGTTATTCCTTAATGACTACGCGTGGGGTTTATGAAGCGCAGCGCCAGCAAATTTTGCAAGGTGCAGAAGACAAGCGTGTTTTCACTCTTAGCCGCTCCAGCTATTTAGGTCAGCAACGTTACGCTGCAGCTTGTTGGTCGGGAGACATTAGCGCCACTTGGCAAGTATTGCGTCAGCAAATTCCAGCAGGCTTAAACTTGTGTGCCGCGGGTTTACCTTATTGGACTACCGACATTGGTGGTTTTTTTACCAGTGGTTTTGGTGCGAATTTCCCAGAAGGTGTAGACGATGATGCCTATAAAGAGCTGTATGTTCGCTGGTTCCAATATGGGGCTTTTTGTCCGCTATTTCGCTCTCACGGCGCCAATACACCGCGCGAAATCTATCAGTTTGGAGAGCCCGGTGATTGGGCCTTTGATGCCCTACTTAAATTTGACCACTTACGTTATCGCCTATTGCCTTATATTTATTCACAAGCTTGGAATATTACTGAGCATGGCGGCACCATGATGCGTTTGTTGGCCTTTGATTTTAGACAGCAAGCACAGCTGCATAACATTAGCGATCAATTTATGTTTGGCGACAGCTTGATGGTGTGCCCAGTTACCCAAGCTATGTTCCATCAACAAAGTTTGCAGCAACAGTTGATTGCTCCAGAGCATTTGCACACAGCGGAAGGCTTGCAAGGCATGAGCGAGCAACACTTTTCTGATGATCAATTCAAACAGCTGGTTGCTACGCAAGTGGTTGAAAGCATCGATGGCAACTGGGCAGGTGGCCCGCCAGCGGGTTTGCCATTAAGTGGTTATAGCGTACGTTGGCAAGGGCTGCTCACCGCGCCGGTCGATGGCGAGTACAACTGGCTGATTCATGCTAACGATGGGGTGCGTTTCTATTTAGACGGTAAGCTGTTGATTGATAGTTGGCAAACCCAAGCGCAGCTTAACCATAAAGCCAGTTGTCATTTAAAGGCAAATCAACAATATCAACTGGTGGTTGAATATGCGCATTGGCAAGGTTCGTCTAAATGTAGCTTAAGTTGGGCGCATGCTGGCATCGCTCATCAGCAAACGCAGTTATACCCAGCTGAGCGAGAGGTGGTGTTGCCTGCTGGCCTTGCTTGGTATAACTATTGGAACAAACATTGTTATCAAGGTGGGCAAACTATTGCGATGGGCACGCCTATCGACATTATGCCCTTATTGGTGAAAGCCGGAGCCATTATTCCACATGGCCCTGAGGTGCAGTATCACGATGAATTACCCAGTGACCCGCTTACCATTGAAGTATACGCGGGTGAGGATGGCCGCTTTTGCTTGTATGAAGATGAGGGGGACAGTTATCGCTATGAGCAAGGGGCCTATAGCGAAATTGTGTTTGAATGGGATAACAGTAAACGCTGTTTACATATTGCCAAACGCAGCGGCAGTTTTGCGGGTATGTTGCAGCAGCGCACTTTTATTATTCATTTAATTAGCGCTAATGATATTCAGCGACAAACCCTAGTTTATGTGGGAGAGGAGCAAAGCTTGCTGTTTTAA
- the nhaR gene encoding transcriptional activator NhaR, translating into MINYKHLHYFWVAAKQGGIARASELLHITPQTISGQISLLEQHFGSALFSKVGRNLELTETGRLALSYADEIFTLGDELEDSLRQGSAERPQLLKVGIAEVVPKTIAYRLLEPAYNMGEPLRMLCKENTLENLLAELALNRLDLVLADGPVPPGLGVRGFNHALGESGVSFVASPNIAKSLHANFPACLDGAPLLIPSEINLMHVRLLQWFDKQNIHPQIMGEFDDSALMKTFGQAGVGAFIVPTAIADEVVNQYGVELIGSIQDVREQFFAITAERRIANPAVVAITESAREWLA; encoded by the coding sequence GTGATAAATTATAAACATCTGCATTATTTTTGGGTGGCTGCCAAGCAAGGCGGTATTGCTCGAGCCAGTGAATTGCTGCATATCACCCCACAAACTATTAGCGGCCAGATAAGCTTGTTAGAGCAGCATTTTGGCAGCGCCTTATTTAGCAAAGTGGGTCGAAACTTAGAATTAACCGAAACCGGCCGTTTGGCTCTTAGTTACGCCGACGAAATATTCACTTTAGGTGATGAACTGGAAGATAGCCTAAGGCAAGGGTCAGCAGAACGTCCGCAGTTGCTAAAAGTGGGCATCGCCGAAGTGGTTCCCAAAACCATTGCATACCGTCTGTTAGAGCCGGCCTACAACATGGGTGAGCCTTTACGTATGTTGTGCAAAGAAAACACCCTAGAGAATTTGTTGGCAGAGCTGGCTCTAAACCGTTTGGATTTAGTGTTGGCCGATGGCCCTGTGCCTCCTGGTTTAGGCGTGCGTGGCTTTAATCATGCGTTAGGGGAAAGTGGCGTGAGTTTTGTAGCCAGCCCAAACATTGCTAAGTCACTACACGCTAACTTTCCGGCTTGCTTAGATGGTGCGCCATTGTTGATTCCAAGTGAAATAAATCTTATGCATGTGCGACTATTGCAATGGTTTGATAAGCAGAATATTCACCCGCAAATTATGGGTGAGTTTGATGACAGTGCATTGATGAAAACCTTTGGCCAAGCTGGCGTGGGAGCGTTTATTGTGCCGACCGCCATTGCCGATGAAGTGGTGAATCAATATGGGGTTGAATTAATTGGCAGCATCCAAGATGTGCGAGAACAGTTTTTTGCGATTACTGCCGAGCGCAGAATCGCCAATCCAGCGGTAGTGGCCATTACCGAGTCGGCGCGCGAATGGTTAGCGTAG
- a CDS encoding HPF/RaiA family ribosome-associated protein — protein sequence MPGSMKIDMHSQHFPLSEPLQAYITRRINFALGSQYNNIMRIAVKLSDSKESNGASGKRCQILVKLAGQADVVIEDIQAQIYVAIDRAASRASRSVTRRIARVRNKALRAPDISVADYYGLTDEDDNDPLNSEFVEFTEYPTKPAEEGVTR from the coding sequence ATGCCAGGTAGTATGAAAATTGATATGCATTCACAACACTTTCCACTGAGTGAACCGTTGCAAGCATACATAACAAGACGGATTAACTTTGCACTTGGGTCGCAGTACAACAACATTATGCGCATTGCGGTCAAGCTGTCAGATAGCAAAGAGAGCAACGGTGCCAGCGGCAAACGTTGCCAAATTCTGGTGAAGTTAGCTGGCCAAGCCGATGTGGTGATAGAAGATATTCAAGCTCAAATATATGTTGCCATAGACCGCGCAGCTAGCCGCGCCAGTCGCTCGGTAACCCGACGCATAGCTCGCGTACGCAACAAGGCGCTGCGTGCTCCCGACATTAGTGTTGCCGACTATTACGGTTTAACTGATGAAGACGATAACGATCCACTCAATAGCGAATTTGTAGAGTTCACTGAATACCCAACAAAACCAGCTGAGGAAGGAGTGACAAGATGA
- a CDS encoding Bax inhibitor-1/YccA family protein: MNNHPISNTPSHVNESVLATNKVIRNTYALLSMTLMFSGASAAFSMAMNLPHPGIIITLVGYFGLLFATMKLRNSAWGIVCIFALTGFMGLTLGPILTAYLSLPNGGMIVSQAMVATAVIFLSLSAYAITSKKDFSFMGGFLMVGIIVAFLAGLGAIFFAIPALSLGVSAMFVLLMSGLILYETSNIIHGGETNYIMATTSLFVAIFNLFTSLLHILGFLNGED, encoded by the coding sequence ATGAACAATCACCCTATTAGCAATACCCCTAGCCATGTTAACGAGAGCGTATTAGCCACTAATAAAGTTATTCGCAATACTTATGCCCTGCTCTCTATGACGCTTATGTTTAGTGGCGCTAGCGCAGCATTTTCAATGGCAATGAACCTCCCCCATCCCGGTATCATTATCACCTTGGTGGGCTACTTCGGCTTGCTGTTTGCCACTATGAAACTGCGCAATAGTGCTTGGGGCATAGTTTGCATTTTTGCCTTAACTGGCTTTATGGGCTTAACCCTAGGGCCGATACTTACCGCTTACTTAAGCCTGCCAAATGGCGGCATGATTGTGAGCCAAGCCATGGTAGCTACCGCGGTGATCTTCCTATCGCTATCTGCCTATGCCATTACCAGTAAAAAAGACTTTAGCTTTATGGGCGGCTTTTTAATGGTAGGCATTATTGTGGCTTTCCTTGCCGGTTTAGGCGCAATTTTCTTTGCTATCCCAGCACTGTCTTTAGGCGTATCGGCCATGTTTGTTTTGCTAATGTCGGGGCTAATTTTGTATGAAACCAGCAACATCATTCATGGCGGAGAAACCAACTACATTATGGCTACAACCTCATTGTTTGTTGCTATTTTCAACCTATTCACCAGCTTGTTGCATATTCTTGGTTTTCTTAACGGAGAAGACTAA
- a CDS encoding tellurite resistance TerB family protein, which translates to MINNLLNQFLGASGDAPKTAVRGAGVLGAMPSGLAGGAAAGGIMALLVSNKSARKFAGKAATYGGAAVLGGLAYSAFSNWKKQSNGANTHHNSQKLEQINESSFTAAVDNNNFQLKLLQAMIASAKADGHIDQQEQQRIFEALEQMQLSESTKATLYELMRQPISIGDLANGVDTIEQKSELYLASCFAINLDNATEQAHLDGLAYALRLPFDLAEQLQKQAHQAIHEAA; encoded by the coding sequence ATGATTAACAATTTACTTAACCAGTTTTTAGGTGCTTCTGGCGATGCTCCCAAAACCGCTGTTCGAGGAGCCGGTGTGTTAGGTGCAATGCCAAGTGGTTTAGCCGGAGGCGCTGCTGCGGGTGGCATAATGGCCTTATTAGTAAGTAACAAATCCGCACGAAAATTTGCTGGCAAAGCCGCTACCTATGGCGGTGCGGCGGTGCTAGGAGGCTTAGCTTACAGCGCCTTTAGCAATTGGAAAAAACAGTCTAATGGCGCTAACACCCACCATAACAGCCAAAAATTGGAACAAATCAATGAGTCTAGCTTTACTGCTGCTGTCGACAACAACAACTTCCAACTAAAGCTACTCCAAGCAATGATTGCTTCGGCCAAAGCAGATGGCCACATCGATCAGCAAGAACAACAACGCATTTTTGAAGCGCTAGAACAAATGCAATTAAGCGAGTCTACAAAAGCGACCCTATATGAGTTGATGCGCCAGCCTATTTCCATCGGTGATCTAGCCAATGGAGTAGACACCATCGAGCAAAAATCTGAGCTTTATTTGGCCTCTTGCTTTGCAATAAACCTAGACAACGCTACCGAGCAAGCGCATTTAGATGGCCTAGCCTACGCACTGCGCCTGCCCTTCGATTTAGCCGAACAGCTACAAAAACAAGCCCATCAAGCCATACATGAGGCAGCATAA
- a CDS encoding DUF2986 domain-containing protein: protein MDAGANLFLRYKLKNLLLQFVKLAPFIYYRHKLVNRKKKINETLKKKAKKANAKKQNSNKPRYISKAERAALEAEQANGEQATTPPTEENNTKP, encoded by the coding sequence ATGGATGCTGGTGCTAACTTATTCCTCAGGTATAAGCTAAAGAACTTATTGCTACAATTTGTTAAACTTGCGCCATTCATTTACTACAGGCACAAGCTCGTGAACCGCAAAAAGAAAATCAACGAAACGCTGAAGAAAAAGGCCAAAAAAGCCAACGCTAAAAAGCAAAATAGCAACAAGCCGCGCTATATTTCAAAAGCTGAGCGCGCCGCTTTAGAAGCTGAGCAAGCAAATGGTGAACAGGCGACAACTCCCCCAACGGAAGAAAACAACACCAAGCCTTAG
- a CDS encoding endo-1,4-beta-xylanase, producing the protein MRQHAIKTGIFKLAAVAAAFCTLQLSAAPLRDVVKDQDVFIGAALETRHLQDKQFAETLVREFNQLTPENQMKWSYLQPERGKFTFDKADQLVEFAQKNNMTVRGHALVWHIQNPDWLENGDFSKEEMLKIMEEHITAVVSHYKGKVKYWDVVNEALDDNGGWRPTIWYEALGEDYIAKAFEFAHKADPDAILVYNDYSTEGKSPKANAAYRLAKKLKEQGVPIHGIGTQAHLVVGVQPRVADIAANIERIKELGLEFHFTEIDMRIQGEATDRALQQQANMYEELAKLTAYYDNVNFLTTWGITDKYSWIPSWFKGYDHGLMFDKQYKPKPAYLAVNKVFTDKAQGNFDWEPPAPLADTGRRFEAFISNEAKRPMPLDGDPAKWINAVFYPFAYNQLGGKDLTLPAESNISGRFALLYDDNTLYGRVERRDDKTVTGNKAQVWENDSVEVFLGFGEEFAQIRALVGEKFAPTAFQADIENYWSEDGTVLEFSITPKKTDTLSGTTLGFNIALADNDAGPDAGRHAQLYPVPGTNNGWQGHDFGEVFFTAQNTEISDKLKGQVVSFKAEPVEGLDINTAFDASQWANAYHYPFAFNQLNPADQTPPSQDIISGSWRVAYSGNTLYGVVHRHDNKTVTTGDDWQTDNIEIFIRVGEEFVQLRSIVGQDFQKNTFPGKRVAKWNEDGTIMQFSIELPVDSLKGKTIDWNIALADNDDGSSRSSQLYPVPGNNTAYLGEQLTILEFVK; encoded by the coding sequence ATGCGTCAGCATGCTATAAAGACAGGAATTTTTAAGCTAGCCGCGGTAGCAGCGGCCTTTTGTACCTTGCAATTAAGCGCAGCCCCACTGCGTGATGTTGTAAAAGATCAAGATGTATTTATTGGCGCGGCCCTAGAGACTCGCCACCTCCAAGATAAACAGTTTGCCGAAACGCTAGTTCGCGAATTTAATCAGTTAACCCCTGAAAACCAAATGAAGTGGAGCTACCTACAGCCTGAACGAGGTAAGTTTACCTTTGACAAAGCAGACCAACTGGTTGAGTTTGCGCAAAAGAACAACATGACCGTGCGTGGCCACGCACTGGTATGGCACATCCAAAACCCGGATTGGTTAGAAAATGGCGACTTCTCAAAAGAAGAAATGCTAAAAATCATGGAAGAGCATATCACCGCTGTGGTGAGCCACTACAAAGGTAAGGTGAAATACTGGGATGTGGTAAACGAAGCTTTAGATGATAATGGTGGCTGGCGCCCAACTATTTGGTATGAAGCCTTAGGTGAAGACTACATAGCAAAAGCCTTTGAGTTTGCCCACAAAGCTGACCCTGATGCGATTTTGGTTTACAACGATTACTCTACCGAAGGTAAAAGCCCTAAAGCAAATGCTGCCTACCGCTTAGCCAAAAAGCTAAAAGAGCAAGGTGTACCTATTCACGGCATAGGAACGCAGGCTCACTTAGTGGTAGGCGTGCAACCTCGAGTAGCAGACATTGCGGCTAATATTGAGCGGATAAAAGAGCTTGGCCTAGAATTCCACTTCACTGAAATAGACATGCGCATTCAAGGTGAAGCAACAGACCGCGCGTTGCAGCAACAAGCTAACATGTATGAAGAGCTAGCTAAACTTACCGCTTACTATGACAACGTGAATTTTTTGACCACTTGGGGGATTACTGACAAGTACAGTTGGATCCCATCTTGGTTTAAAGGTTACGACCACGGCTTAATGTTTGATAAACAATACAAGCCTAAACCAGCATACCTAGCGGTAAACAAAGTATTCACCGACAAAGCCCAAGGTAATTTTGATTGGGAGCCACCAGCACCATTAGCTGATACCGGACGTCGTTTCGAAGCTTTTATTAGTAACGAAGCCAAACGCCCTATGCCGCTAGACGGTGACCCAGCAAAATGGATCAATGCAGTGTTCTACCCATTTGCTTACAACCAGTTAGGCGGTAAAGACTTAACCCTGCCAGCTGAGAGCAATATCTCTGGTCGCTTTGCACTGTTGTACGATGACAACACGCTATATGGGCGCGTTGAGCGCAGAGACGACAAAACCGTAACCGGCAACAAAGCACAAGTTTGGGAAAATGACTCGGTTGAAGTATTCCTCGGCTTTGGTGAAGAGTTTGCGCAAATTCGTGCCTTAGTTGGCGAAAAGTTTGCTCCAACAGCCTTCCAAGCGGATATTGAAAACTACTGGAGCGAAGACGGCACTGTTCTAGAATTCTCTATAACACCGAAGAAAACCGATACCTTATCAGGTACTACTTTAGGCTTTAACATTGCTTTAGCCGATAATGACGCAGGCCCAGATGCGGGGCGTCACGCGCAATTGTACCCTGTACCAGGTACTAACAACGGCTGGCAAGGCCACGACTTCGGGGAAGTATTCTTTACTGCTCAAAACACCGAGATTAGTGACAAGCTGAAAGGTCAGGTAGTGAGCTTTAAAGCTGAGCCTGTAGAAGGTTTAGATATCAATACTGCATTTGATGCATCACAGTGGGCCAATGCTTACCATTACCCGTTTGCATTTAACCAACTAAACCCTGCAGACCAAACGCCACCAAGCCAAGACATTATTAGTGGAAGTTGGCGTGTAGCCTACTCTGGTAATACTTTGTATGGTGTGGTTCACCGTCATGATAACAAAACTGTAACCACCGGTGATGATTGGCAAACCGATAACATTGAGATTTTCATCAGAGTTGGCGAAGAGTTTGTGCAACTCCGTAGCATTGTGGGTCAAGACTTCCAGAAAAACACTTTCCCCGGTAAGCGTGTTGCTAAATGGAATGAAGACGGCACCATCATGCAATTTTCCATCGAACTGCCTGTAGACAGCTTAAAAGGCAAAACCATCGATTGGAACATTGCCCTCGCAGATAACGATGATGGCAGTAGCCGCAGTTCTCAGTTGTACCCTGTACCGGGAAACAACACAGCCTATTTAGGTGAGCAACTTACTATTCTAGAATTTGTTAAATAG
- a CDS encoding thioredoxin family protein, which yields MSFELFKKVFFTLVLIALGGAALSYIFIYHVHGRGVSAKDGWLFDIQGYHQGIRESKLTEKPLFLYLRREACQRCIAFEYDYLNNPHIKRILEDYVKVQVNIDTDRTHERFADQFNLNTYPSLFVMFDPEHPISSYLVLEMNQIWVAQDTLQKGNFMPLSEASFSLSVTRATILARQAANVDKQTSEAPP from the coding sequence ATGAGCTTTGAGCTATTCAAAAAAGTCTTCTTTACTTTGGTATTGATAGCCTTAGGTGGTGCAGCTCTTAGTTACATTTTTATCTACCATGTTCATGGCCGCGGGGTGAGCGCTAAAGACGGCTGGCTGTTTGATATTCAGGGCTACCACCAAGGCATTAGAGAATCAAAACTCACTGAAAAACCGTTATTTTTATATTTACGCAGAGAGGCCTGCCAACGCTGTATCGCATTTGAGTATGACTATCTAAACAATCCACATATAAAGCGTATACTTGAAGACTATGTGAAGGTTCAAGTAAACATTGATACCGACCGTACCCACGAACGCTTTGCCGATCAATTCAACCTTAATACCTACCCCTCACTGTTCGTTATGTTTGATCCCGAGCACCCTATTTCCAGCTATTTGGTATTAGAAATGAATCAAATTTGGGTGGCGCAAGACACCCTACAAAAAGGGAACTTTATGCCGCTATCTGAAGCTAGCTTTAGTTTATCTGTGACCCGTGCCACAATATTGGCCCGTCAAGCAGCCAATGTAGATAAACAAACTAGTGAAGCACCACCTTAA